Below is a window of Terriglobia bacterium DNA.
CATGGCGCGGGCGGTGCTGGAAGCGGTGGCATTCCAGACGCGCGAAGTGGTGGAAGCGATGGAGCAGGATTCCGGCATACGGCTGGAAGAGTTGCGCGTGGATGGCGGAATGGTAGCCAACGATTTGCTGATGCAGTTTCAAGCCGACATACTGGAGCGGCCTGTGGTGTTGCCATCGACAAAAGAGACCACAAGCCTGGGCGCGGCGTATGCGGCAGGACTGGCTGTGGGATTTTTCAGCAGCGTGGAAGAGCTATGCAGCCATTGGTCGGCGGAGAAGATATGGAAACCGGCGATGGAGCCATCACACCGGGAAAGAATGTATCGGCACTGGAGGAAGGCGGTGACCAAAACGTTTGACTGGGTGGAAGCATAATAACGACCGGCCTTCCTATCGCTTTAATACAGCAGGAAGAAGAACGAAGGAACATTCTGGCTGTTTATGGTGTCACTTAGTGCGATGAATGCCTGTGGCCATTAACAGATTTGCGGAGATCCCCATGACGAGTTGCTGCCTGATTCTTTTCGCGTTGTTATTCCCGGCACAGGGCCCTTTAGCAACTGTTTCCGGCCAGATACTGGACCGCGAAGGCAATCCGATGGTGGGCGCGCTGGTGACGTATACACAGATCGGCATAGTCGACAGAAATTACAAGGCGGGCGGCGCCACGCGGTCTGAGTCGCCCACGATGGTTGAAGGAAAAGGCCGCATCTACAAAATCAAGACTGACAAAAAGGGCGCTTTTGTCATGATCGGAATGGATTATGGGGTTTATCAGGTTGAAATCACGGGCCCGGATGGCAGCAATGTTTATTACGGAAAGAAAACGATTCTCGGCAACGATGAACCGAGCGCCCAAAATGTCCTGAATGTAGATTTGTCGTCGATTGAAGGTCCGGTGGTTCCGGGCGGCGGCATCAATCTTACAGCGGGCAAAAAAACTAAAGAGCAACTGGCGTTGATCCGGCAGGAAAATGCGCATGCGGCAAAGATCAACAAGCTGATGGTGCAGTACCACATAGCGGTGGGAATAGAAGACTGGCTTAACGCAATCAGCCTGGTGAAGCAATTGATCGCGCTGGACCCGAATCGCTGGGAGTTCTACCAGAACCTGGGAACGCTTCAATCCAACCAGATGCAATATGCGGAAGCGGCGCAGAGCTTTGCCAAAGGAGTGGAGGTGGCGCAAAAGACGTTGGCAAATCCAGCGGACTCTGATCGTGCGCTGACGAATATTGGCGACATGCTGCTGGCGGAAGCCGATTGTTACGATCGCATGGAGAAAGTGGATGAAGCGGTGGTGCTTTATGAGAAGGCGGCTGCGACGTATCCGCATCCGTTCATGGCGAAATATCGGGCATGCAATGCGCTGACGAACGCCGGCAAATATGAGGCCGCGATAGAGAAATGCAACAACGCCAGCGCTGAAGATCCGACGCAGTGGGGGCCTTACCAGGTGCTGGGAGGTATTTATACGTCGCTCAATAAGCCGCAGGATGCGCTTGAGTCCTACCAAAAAGGAGTGGCCGCGGCGCAGAAAATGCTGGCTGGACAACCCGATCCACGCACCAAGATCGGTCTGGGGCAGATGCTGAATGCTGAAGGCCACCTGCTGGTGCAGCTTAAGAAATATGACGAAGCGATTGGAATTTTCTCCCAGGCGGCGGAGTCAGCCGCGTATCCGGCGATGCCCTACTTCAACCTGTGCGCCACATATTACAACCTGAAGCGCAGCCAGGATGCAGTAGCGGCCTGCGATCACGCCATAGCTTCTGATCCCACTCTGGCGGACGCGTATTACATCAAGGGCTCAATCCTGTTTGGGCAAGGGCAACTGGAACGCGGGAAATATGCTGTCCCGCCGGGAACAACGGAAGCGCTGAACAAATATCTGGAATACGCGCCGTATGGAGATCACGCCATGACGGTGAAAGACATGATCAACCAGCTTGGCAAGGACATGGGAACTGTGTACCGGGCGCCAAAGAAGAAGTAAGCAGAGCAGCACGAATCGAGCAGCCTGGAAAAGTTCTTCGCTAACACGAGTAACGATCTGGCCACCCAGCTTTGAGAGATCGAATCCAAAACATGGTCACTTCAAATGCACGGAGGTAAGTCCTATGAAAGCAGCATTTCTCATTGGCCGTCTGGTGTTTGGCGGATTCTTTCTCTATAACGGCATCAATCATCTGAAACAGCGCAAGCAACTGGGGCAATATGCAGAATCAAAGAATGTGCCCATGGCTGAAGCGACCGTGGCGGCCACGGGTGTAGTTTTGATTGCCGGCGGCACCAGTATATTGCTGGGCGTAAAGCCCAAGCTAGGCACAGCCGCGATTGCTGGTTTCCTTGCGGGCGTTTCTCCTGTGATGCACAACTTCTGGAGCGTGCAGGAGCCGCAGCAGCGCATGAATGAGATGATCAACTTCAGCAAGAACATGGCCCTCCTGGGCAGCGCGCTGGCGCTCATGGGTGTGGATGAGCCGTGGCCCATAAGTGTTCCCATTAGCCAGGAAGAGATCGCAGCACGCGGCTATGAAGACCTGATTGCCGCATAGAAAGACACCATGCGCAGAAGGGAGTTTCTAAGAAGCCTGGCCCTGGCAGGAATCGCAACGCGGGGCGCGCGAAGTCTGGCCAGCAGCTTAGCCGGCGGCGCGCAATCGAGTGCAGGCGGGAATAAGGAAGGAGGCTCGATGATCTATCGCACACTGGGGCGGACCGGCGAGCGCGTTTCCGCCATTGGCATGGGCGGATTTCACATCGGGCAGCCCAAGCTTACAGACGATGACAGCATCAAGCTGATTCGCGCCGCGATCGACGGCGGAATCAACTTTATGGACAACTCATGGGACTACAACAAAGGGCAAAGCGAAGTCCGCATGGGGAAGGCGCTGAAGGACGGCTACCGGCAAAAAGTTTTTCTGATGACGAAGCTCGATGGCCGCACCAAAGAAGAAGCGACCAAACAAATCAATGAATCGCTGCAGCGCTTGCAGACCGATCACCTCGACCTGATCCAGCACCATGAGATTATCCGCTTTGACGATCCGGACAGAATCTTCGCGGAAAACGGCGCGCAGGAAGCCGTGCTGGAAGCGAAGAAGGCGGGCAAGGTGCGCTACATCGGATTTACCGGACACAAAGACCCGCACATCCATCTCTACATGCTGGAAGTGGCGGCGAAACGCAATTTCAATTTTGATACCGTGCAGATGCCGCTGAACGTGATGGACGCGCACTTCCGCAGCTTTGGCAAACTGGTGCTGCCCAAGCTGGTGGAGCAGAAGATTGGCGTGCTTGGGATGAAATCCATGGGCGACCAGATCATCTTGAAGAGCGGCTTGGTCAAACCTATAGAGTGCCTGCACTATGCGCTGAACCTGCCGACTTCAGTGGTGATTACGGGAATCGACAGCCAGGAAATTTTGCAGCAGGCCTTTGAAGCAGCCAAAACATTTAAGCCCTTGAGCAAAGAAGAAGTCGCGGCGCTTTTGGCCAGGACGCAAAAAGTTGCGGCGCAAGGCGAATATGAACTGTTTAAGACTTCAGCACACTTCGACTCGACGGCGCACCATCCAGAGTGGCTGGGCGGACAGTCGCCACATGTGGATAAGCTTGCTGGACCGCCGAGCTAACCGTAGGAGTTATGGTTCCGAATTGATTGAGACAAACTCAGTTTTTACGTTACCATTGGGACTGATGGTGTGCATGGCAAAACCGAGTGGACTGCTCCATGGCAGAAGCCGACTGGTACTGGGCGCAACGTGCCAAACAATGCCGTCACGCTCAAAAATGTTTCCCACATGCCAGTGGCCCACGAGCATATGCCTCACGCCCATCCGGTGGAGCAGATTTAGTTCTCGCGAGCGATAAGGCTCATTTATTACCCAATAAGGCTTAGGATCGGGAGGCATATTGTCACCACGTTCGGCCGGGATGTGCTGGATGCCAATGACGATTCCGCCACGCCTGTCATCGTTGTCATCATCCTGGAAGCGCTGCGGCTCGCGACCGTGCCCAAAGCTCCACCAGTGACGGCGCCGATTATCGGCAGTGCGGCTCCCCGGCTGCTCGCCGAGCCAGGCAAGCATTTTCTCGCCTTCAGCCTGGGTCGCTACCGGCAGCGGCTGCGGCGACTGCGCGTCGAAGTTGTCGAAATTGCCGAGGAGTTGGGAATCAATCACCACGAACGTCACGCCCTTCACCTGAAAGCGATAGTAGTCGGGGCCAAAAACCTCGCGATAGCGCGCGACGTCATTGGTATGAACGTCATGGTTGCCCGGCGCGTAGTACACAGGCGCATGCAGCCACTTCAGGATGCCCCGGGCGAGCAGCCACTGGTCATAGTTTTCGCCGATATCGCCGCTGACGATGACTGCGTCGGGATGGCGGGCATTTACCATGTCCACGGCGCGCCGAAGATTGTCAAACGCATGCGGGGAGTGGACCTCACCCAAGTGTGTGTCACTGATTTGGGCAATCACAACCTGCCCATTTGCGCGCACGGCGAAGACGAGCAGAAAGATGAAAATGAAATTGAGAAGCGCAACTTTCGTGCGCCAAAGCATTCCGCGCATAAATTTCTTCCTAAGCTGAATCTTAATAAGAAGGCGTTTTGGCGTGGGGAGTTGTCAGCAGAACAGGCGTGTGAGTAAGCTGGATCTTGTAAATGGAACTTTTTCAACACAGAGCAATCAAATACTTATGAATAATTTACAAACTGTAGTCCTGGGCGGCGGATGTTTCTGGTGCCTGGAAGCGGTGTTTGACCGCATGGAAGGCGTCACGTCAGTTGAATCTGGTTATATGGGCGGCCACGTGGACAAGCCGACCTACCGGCAGGTCTGCAACGGCGATACCGGCCACGTTGAGGTAGTGCGCGTTACATTCGATCCGGCAGTGGTCACCTTCCGAGAAATTCTGGACGTGTTTTTCTCCATCCATGATCCCACCACGCTCAACCGCCAGGGCAATGACATGGGCACGCAATATCGCTCAGCCATTTTTTATTCGACCGAAGAGCAGTATCGCGAGTCGAAAAAAGTGATCGACGAATTGAATGCTGCGAAGCACTGGCCAAATCCGATCGTGACGTCACTAGAGCCGGCGGCAAAATTCTTTGTGGCTGAGGATTATCACCAGGAATATTTCGCCAACAACGGGAACCAACCGTATTGCCAGTTTGTGGTAGCGCCCAAGGTGAAAAAGTTCGAGCAGAAATTTGCGCAAAAAGTTAAGGCCTGAGCGCAACATTTTCCGTCCTCCGGTGTTGCGCTAAGCTATTTGTTTTTATAGGTATGGCAGCCCTCCTTCGGAGGGATGGATGCATCTCAAAATCGGTAGAAGGAATTTACCGACGCGAGGAGACCTTATGAAACGCTTACTAACATTGTTGTTTGCATTTGTGATCACTGCTTCCTTAAGCATGCTGGCGCAGGAACCTGCCGCCAATCCAGGAGGCGCTGACAAGAAGACCACCAAAGCCGAAAAGTCAGAAGCCAAGGCCGCGGAAAAAGGCAAGACCATGAGCCTGACCGGCTGGGTGAAAGACCAGGACGGAAAAACCATGTTTATCAACGACAAAGATAAACAGGCCTGGAACATTGAGAACATGGATGCGGTGAAAGGCCATGAAGGCCATCACGTAAAGGTCAAAGCCAAGCTGAATGAGGCCGACCACTCCATGAACGTGGAAAAACTCACCATGATGCGCAAGGCCAAGCAGACTGCTGAAGAAAAGCAGAAGGAAGAAAAGAAATAGCGGCGAGTAACAATCGCCAAGGAGCTACGGGCGGAGCCAAGCGGCTCTGCCCTATTTTTTTGCTATATGCTTTAAGAGTGCGCACTTCCCTGCCAAAGGCCGATCAGAAACTAGTCCAGATTGTGGACGCTGCGCTGGCTGAAACGGCGCGCAAGAGCGTCGACTGGCTGGTGTGCCGCAAAGGATGCACGCAATGCTGCTACGGTCCATTCGCCATCAGCCAGCTGGATGCCTTGCGACTGCAAAAAGGCTTGGACGAACTGAAGTCGAGCGATCCGAAGCGCGCCGCACGAGTACGCCAACGCGCGCGGCAAGCAGTGAAGCGCTTGTCGGCTACTTTCCCTGGCGATCCCAAGACTGGTATTCTGCGCGAAGAGGAAGATTCCGAAGCCGCGTTCGCCGAGTTCGCTAATGACGAGCCTTGTCCCGCGCTTGATCCTGAAACGGGTGCCTGTGACTTATATGAGTGGCGTCCGATGACGTGCCGCACGTTTGGTCCGCCAGTGCGGTCAGGCGAAGAAGACAGCCTAGCTGTCTGTGAACTCTGTTATCAGGGCGCAACCGACCAACTGATTGCCGAGTGCGAGATGATTCCTGATCCCAACAATCTGGAAGAAAAGTTGATTCCGGAAGCGGAGAAGAAAACCGGGAAGCGCGGGAGCACAATTGTGGCATGGTGCCTGACAGGAGCAATTAGCAAATAGCACTTGGCAATTAGCCAAACCTGTATACCGCAAAGAAACACAAAGGGAAAGTCATGACCGCAGAGAACGCAGGGTTCGCAGAAGATTGGAATGATTTCTCTGCGCGCTCTGCGGTGAATCTAGGCCCCGGCCGACACTGGCATGTCAGAGATCACACCTTCAGGAATATGGTAGCGCTGGCTACGCGGCAGCTTGCCAAGCAATCCCAGCGTGAAGAACGTTCCGGCAACAATCAAAAATGTTGCCAGACGAACGTTGCCCAGGCTCGTAGCCGAAAGATCAAAATATTTTCCCAGCCGCCACATGGCCCACCCGGCAAGCTGCGTGGGGACCACAGTCCATACGGCAACGTAGAACCAGCCTTTTTCAGCGCCTTCATCGCGGGTGGAACGGGCGGCGCGCGGCGTAAAGTCCAGGACCGTCGCAAGCACAATGGCGGCCGCCAGCGGGTAGTAGAGTTTGTAAAAGAGATCGTTGATGATCCAGCGGCCAAAGACGAAGTTAATGACCAGGCCGATCAGATTGATGGTGAACGGCACCAGAAGGTCAATCCATGCGGCGGTATAGCAGATCACGCGATACCACAGATTCGGCTTGGGCTCGCCATAATGCGTAATGTAAGGGCGGGGCTCACCGCCAGGGAGTCGTCCCGCGAATCCGCGCCAGATGCAGACGGCGGTTACGATTGCCAGCCAGATCCAATGGCGGCGGTCCGGCCCATGCGCATAAAGATCAGCCGTGAGGTGGCCGGGCAGAATCCAGAAGACCCAAATCCATATGGGGACGTGGAGCACGCGGTAATAATTTTTGTTCTTTTCACGTTCAACGACTTTTTTCATGAATGATTGAGAGTTCCGAATTGCATTTTAATATGCAAAACCTTGAACCACAAAGGACACAAAGGAACATGGAGGGAAGATTGGCAGAATTGCCAAAGATCGGCGGAATTGAAAAAGCAAAACTACCGCGGATTCACACGGATGAACGCGGACCAGAAAAAACACATACGGAGAACATAGAAACACTGACGAGATGCGTGGTAATTATTTTCCATTGAAGTTCTCAATACTTTCCGCCTTCAGTTTTTCTGCTATATCGCACAGTGCTTCAACAATCAGCTCAGGCTGGTCAAGATGGACCCAGTGCGCGCCTTTTTCAGCAATAAGATGTTTGCCACACAATGAATGCGTGGCGATGGCCTGATGCTCGGCCAGGAGCACGGGCGGCTGGTGCGCGCCGGAAATCACTGTGACAGGGATGTGCGCCGGAATCTGGAAGCGTGAAGCTTCAGCGGCGTTTTTCGGCAGCCTTT
It encodes the following:
- a CDS encoding tetratricopeptide repeat protein; the encoded protein is MTSCCLILFALLFPAQGPLATVSGQILDREGNPMVGALVTYTQIGIVDRNYKAGGATRSESPTMVEGKGRIYKIKTDKKGAFVMIGMDYGVYQVEITGPDGSNVYYGKKTILGNDEPSAQNVLNVDLSSIEGPVVPGGGINLTAGKKTKEQLALIRQENAHAAKINKLMVQYHIAVGIEDWLNAISLVKQLIALDPNRWEFYQNLGTLQSNQMQYAEAAQSFAKGVEVAQKTLANPADSDRALTNIGDMLLAEADCYDRMEKVDEAVVLYEKAAATYPHPFMAKYRACNALTNAGKYEAAIEKCNNASAEDPTQWGPYQVLGGIYTSLNKPQDALESYQKGVAAAQKMLAGQPDPRTKIGLGQMLNAEGHLLVQLKKYDEAIGIFSQAAESAAYPAMPYFNLCATYYNLKRSQDAVAACDHAIASDPTLADAYYIKGSILFGQGQLERGKYAVPPGTTEALNKYLEYAPYGDHAMTVKDMINQLGKDMGTVYRAPKKK
- a CDS encoding DoxX family protein, with the protein product MKAAFLIGRLVFGGFFLYNGINHLKQRKQLGQYAESKNVPMAEATVAATGVVLIAGGTSILLGVKPKLGTAAIAGFLAGVSPVMHNFWSVQEPQQRMNEMINFSKNMALLGSALALMGVDEPWPISVPISQEEIAARGYEDLIAA
- a CDS encoding aldo/keto reductase, with translation MRRREFLRSLALAGIATRGARSLASSLAGGAQSSAGGNKEGGSMIYRTLGRTGERVSAIGMGGFHIGQPKLTDDDSIKLIRAAIDGGINFMDNSWDYNKGQSEVRMGKALKDGYRQKVFLMTKLDGRTKEEATKQINESLQRLQTDHLDLIQHHEIIRFDDPDRIFAENGAQEAVLEAKKAGKVRYIGFTGHKDPHIHLYMLEVAAKRNFNFDTVQMPLNVMDAHFRSFGKLVLPKLVEQKIGVLGMKSMGDQIILKSGLVKPIECLHYALNLPTSVVITGIDSQEILQQAFEAAKTFKPLSKEEVAALLARTQKVAAQGEYELFKTSAHFDSTAHHPEWLGGQSPHVDKLAGPPS
- a CDS encoding metallophosphoesterase, whose product is MRGMLWRTKVALLNFIFIFLLVFAVRANGQVVIAQISDTHLGEVHSPHAFDNLRRAVDMVNARHPDAVIVSGDIGENYDQWLLARGILKWLHAPVYYAPGNHDVHTNDVARYREVFGPDYYRFQVKGVTFVVIDSQLLGNFDNFDAQSPQPLPVATQAEGEKMLAWLGEQPGSRTADNRRRHWWSFGHGREPQRFQDDDNDDRRGGIVIGIQHIPAERGDNMPPDPKPYWVINEPYRSRELNLLHRMGVRHMLVGHWHVGNIFERDGIVWHVAPSTSRLLPWSSPLGFAMHTISPNGNVKTEFVSINSEP
- the msrA gene encoding peptide-methionine (S)-S-oxide reductase MsrA, with translation MNNLQTVVLGGGCFWCLEAVFDRMEGVTSVESGYMGGHVDKPTYRQVCNGDTGHVEVVRVTFDPAVVTFREILDVFFSIHDPTTLNRQGNDMGTQYRSAIFYSTEEQYRESKKVIDELNAAKHWPNPIVTSLEPAAKFFVAEDYHQEYFANNGNQPYCQFVVAPKVKKFEQKFAQKVKA
- a CDS encoding YkgJ family cysteine cluster protein; amino-acid sequence: MPKADQKLVQIVDAALAETARKSVDWLVCRKGCTQCCYGPFAISQLDALRLQKGLDELKSSDPKRAARVRQRARQAVKRLSATFPGDPKTGILREEEDSEAAFAEFANDEPCPALDPETGACDLYEWRPMTCRTFGPPVRSGEEDSLAVCELCYQGATDQLIAECEMIPDPNNLEEKLIPEAEKKTGKRGSTIVAWCLTGAISK